A stretch of the Arthrobacter stackebrandtii genome encodes the following:
- a CDS encoding DUF4192 family protein — MEPIRISSPADAISYMGHSLGYWPKDSLVCVALDGKKLGPTLRVNLPSTADVGQSYVERVAHAVGIDRDATAVLIALFTHQPWGPEHPKPFAAMVQGLQRRLLAAGLLVHDVWIVGPESFATYGGANPASCDQETPLAALESCLLNAELVYRAASSNRTTLPPSPNCSPPSTTRPSKQPFRT; from the coding sequence ATGGAACCGATCAGAATCAGCAGCCCGGCCGACGCCATCAGCTACATGGGCCACAGCCTCGGCTACTGGCCCAAGGACAGCCTCGTCTGCGTCGCCCTCGACGGCAAGAAACTGGGCCCCACCCTCCGCGTCAACCTGCCCAGCACAGCAGACGTCGGCCAGAGCTACGTCGAACGCGTCGCCCACGCCGTCGGCATCGACCGCGACGCCACGGCCGTCCTCATCGCCCTGTTCACCCACCAGCCATGGGGCCCAGAACACCCAAAGCCCTTCGCCGCCATGGTCCAGGGACTCCAGCGACGCCTCCTGGCCGCCGGGCTGCTCGTCCACGACGTGTGGATCGTCGGCCCCGAATCCTTCGCCACCTACGGCGGCGCCAACCCAGCCTCGTGTGACCAGGAGACCCCGCTGGCGGCCCTTGAATCCTGCCTCCTGAACGCCGAGCTGGTCTACCGGGCTGCCTCATCGAACAGAACGACCCTCCCGCCATCCCCGAACTGTTCACCGCCGTCGACCACGAGGCCGTCGAAGCAGCCCTTCAGAACATGA
- a CDS encoding DUF4192 family protein, translating into MTADPGKCLDEAYWLWVDLIDHDGEPTHEQLAEVLAGLQHIGLRDQILADMPGLNEPMAATLFGATEAAQQWDRIDSSEKLLRQLLTIASPAHAAAPLTMLGHICWWKGRGTAAANYMHVALTFDPDYHLARLLNQLLGAGVVSSWAQHKTTAYRNHH; encoded by the coding sequence ATGACTGCCGACCCGGGCAAGTGCCTCGACGAGGCCTACTGGTTGTGGGTGGACCTCATTGACCACGATGGTGAACCAACCCATGAGCAGTTGGCCGAGGTCCTTGCCGGGCTGCAGCACATTGGGCTCAGGGACCAGATCCTGGCCGACATGCCCGGCCTCAATGAACCCATGGCAGCCACACTATTCGGCGCGACGGAGGCAGCACAGCAGTGGGACCGGATCGACAGCTCCGAGAAGTTGCTGCGTCAGCTGCTCACGATCGCGTCCCCAGCCCACGCTGCCGCGCCGTTGACGATGCTCGGGCACATCTGCTGGTGGAAGGGCAGGGGAACGGCTGCCGCGAATTACATGCACGTCGCCCTGACGTTCGACCCCGACTACCACCTGGCCCGATTGCTGAACCAGCTGCTCGGCGCCGGCGTCGTGTCTAGTTGGGCACAACACAAGACCACCGCGTACCGGAACCACCATTAG
- a CDS encoding type I restriction endonuclease subunit R codes for MAQHNESAFEDEICQALQNDGWRYSPNDHGYDRERALFREDVFGWLEDTQPEQLAKAIKPSDSPAEQEAAKLLLLTRLCKVLDKPATREAGMLSVLRTGFKDVSAKFDMCQFKPAMGLNPVTLQRYGKVRLRVMRQVHYSTSNQNSIDLVLFVNGLPVATIELKTDFTQNVTDAVEQYKHNRLPRDAKTNKEEPLLAFGRRALVHFAVSNDEIQMTTHLKGKDTFFLPFNLGDDGHKGNPVNPHGSRTSYLWEQVLQRDTWLGILGKFLHLQVSDTTNPVTGERDVRKSLLFPRYHQLDVVTKLVDTARVEGPGHKYLVQHSAGSGKTNSIAWTAHQLSTLHNAKDAKVFDSVIVVTDRTVLDTQLQDAIYQIEHKSGVVVPIRGNAGSKSAELTTALVARTPIIIVTIQTFPFALKAIAESKALGGRSFAIIADEAHSSQAGATANKLKQVLSAEELADVNDGGEIDVEAFLAAEMAERADAKNISYFAFTATPKEKTLELFGRKGPDGLPQPFHLYSMQQAIEEHFILDVLQNYTSYKVAYKLAHQGREYDSEDPKVEKSEALKTLMKWVKLHEHNIAQKVALIVEHFRDNVAWRLDGKAKAMVVTGSRKEAVRYKLAIDKCIADAGYTGMGALVAFSGEVVDTDSGPEPFTEHNMNDGLKGRSLPEAFASTDYRIMLVANKFQTGFDQPLLVAMYVDKKLSGVSAVQTLSRLNRTAIGKDQTFVLDFVNEPADILASFEPYFRQATIESISDPNVVHDLQAKLDAAQIYTDSEVEGLVKAYLTESGNNALSGWVAPAKSRFNTQYNATVANGDTTSRDSLDQFRKDLGSFIRAYDFLSQLYDYAETDLEKRSIYFKHLLPVLRVNDARVQLDLSEVVLAKYALKDKGTTTLELSGDGEPLKPLTDVGTGTAKDPVMVTWADIIQQANLPFEGEKLDAVAHFVDGVKRELAKNTTLQSQARNNSHQHFRSSPDLAHAVTTAVSDALDSHTSLSLQALGSKDKMKALLEMLSSLVYEELQS; via the coding sequence ATGGCACAGCACAACGAATCAGCGTTTGAGGACGAGATCTGCCAGGCACTGCAGAACGACGGATGGCGGTACTCGCCGAACGATCACGGGTACGACAGGGAACGAGCCCTCTTCCGAGAGGACGTTTTTGGCTGGCTGGAGGACACCCAACCGGAACAGTTGGCAAAAGCCATCAAGCCTTCGGACTCTCCGGCTGAGCAGGAGGCCGCGAAGCTGCTTCTGCTGACGCGCCTGTGCAAGGTGCTGGACAAGCCAGCCACGAGGGAAGCCGGCATGCTCTCCGTACTCCGCACCGGATTCAAAGACGTTTCAGCGAAGTTTGACATGTGCCAGTTCAAGCCAGCCATGGGCCTGAACCCCGTCACTCTTCAGCGTTACGGCAAGGTCCGCCTAAGGGTTATGCGCCAGGTGCACTACTCGACGTCGAACCAAAACAGCATTGACCTGGTCTTGTTCGTCAACGGCCTGCCGGTGGCAACCATCGAGCTGAAGACGGATTTCACGCAAAACGTCACCGACGCCGTCGAACAGTACAAGCACAACCGGCTCCCACGGGATGCCAAGACCAACAAGGAAGAGCCTCTGCTAGCCTTCGGCCGGCGGGCACTGGTGCACTTTGCCGTCAGCAATGACGAAATCCAGATGACCACCCATCTCAAGGGCAAGGACACTTTCTTCCTTCCGTTCAACCTGGGCGACGACGGGCACAAGGGCAACCCCGTCAATCCTCATGGCTCGCGCACCAGCTACCTGTGGGAGCAGGTGCTCCAGCGCGACACATGGCTGGGCATCCTGGGCAAATTCCTGCACCTCCAAGTCAGCGACACCACCAACCCTGTCACCGGAGAGCGTGACGTCCGCAAGTCACTGCTATTCCCGCGGTACCACCAGCTGGACGTCGTCACCAAGCTCGTGGATACGGCCCGTGTGGAAGGCCCTGGGCACAAATACCTGGTCCAGCACTCCGCCGGCTCGGGCAAAACGAACTCGATCGCCTGGACAGCCCACCAGCTCAGCACCCTTCACAACGCCAAAGATGCGAAGGTTTTCGACTCGGTCATTGTTGTCACGGACCGCACCGTCTTGGATACCCAGCTTCAGGACGCGATCTATCAGATCGAGCACAAGTCCGGCGTCGTGGTGCCCATTCGCGGAAACGCCGGATCCAAGTCAGCAGAGCTGACCACCGCCCTGGTGGCCAGAACACCGATCATTATCGTCACCATACAAACTTTCCCATTTGCTCTGAAGGCCATCGCTGAGTCGAAGGCGTTGGGCGGGCGGAGCTTCGCCATCATCGCCGACGAGGCGCACTCATCCCAGGCAGGCGCGACGGCAAACAAGCTCAAGCAGGTGCTCTCCGCCGAAGAACTGGCGGACGTCAACGATGGCGGCGAGATCGACGTCGAGGCGTTTCTCGCCGCCGAGATGGCGGAACGTGCGGATGCGAAGAACATTAGTTACTTCGCGTTCACAGCCACACCCAAAGAAAAGACGCTGGAACTGTTCGGCCGCAAGGGTCCAGACGGGCTGCCGCAGCCCTTTCACCTGTACTCCATGCAACAAGCCATCGAGGAGCACTTTATCCTGGACGTGCTCCAGAATTACACCTCCTACAAGGTGGCGTACAAGCTGGCGCACCAAGGTCGCGAATACGACTCCGAAGATCCGAAGGTGGAGAAGTCCGAGGCACTCAAGACACTCATGAAGTGGGTGAAACTCCACGAGCACAATATTGCCCAAAAGGTAGCTCTCATAGTGGAACACTTCCGCGACAACGTCGCCTGGCGCCTCGATGGCAAGGCGAAGGCCATGGTGGTCACCGGGTCGCGCAAAGAGGCAGTGCGGTACAAGTTGGCCATTGACAAGTGCATTGCCGACGCCGGCTACACCGGGATGGGGGCTCTAGTCGCATTTTCCGGCGAGGTCGTCGACACCGACTCTGGCCCAGAGCCTTTCACCGAGCACAATATGAATGATGGACTCAAGGGCCGATCCTTGCCTGAAGCATTCGCTTCCACGGACTACCGCATCATGCTGGTGGCCAATAAGTTCCAGACCGGGTTCGACCAGCCACTTCTGGTGGCCATGTATGTCGATAAGAAACTCTCCGGCGTCTCCGCCGTCCAGACCCTGTCCCGCCTAAACCGGACCGCCATCGGCAAGGACCAAACGTTCGTGCTGGACTTTGTCAACGAACCAGCCGACATCCTGGCATCGTTCGAACCTTACTTCCGGCAAGCGACCATCGAGTCCATCTCGGACCCCAACGTCGTACACGATCTGCAGGCAAAACTCGATGCCGCCCAAATTTACACGGACTCCGAGGTGGAAGGACTGGTCAAGGCCTACCTCACCGAGTCCGGCAACAACGCTCTCTCCGGTTGGGTAGCACCGGCCAAGTCCCGGTTCAACACCCAATACAACGCCACCGTCGCCAACGGCGACACCACCAGTCGGGACAGCCTGGACCAGTTCCGCAAGGATTTGGGCTCATTCATCCGAGCGTACGACTTCCTCTCACAACTCTACGACTACGCCGAGACGGATCTGGAAAAGCGCTCCATCTATTTCAAACACCTCCTTCCCGTCCTCCGCGTAAACGATGCCAGGGTGCAGCTGGACCTCTCCGAGGTCGTGCTGGCGAAGTACGCGCTTAAGGACAAAGGCACCACCACCCTTGAGCTCTCAGGCGACGGAGAACCACTCAAGCCCCTCACGGATGTGGGGACGGGTACGGCTAAGGACCCGGTCATGGTCACCTGGGCCGACATCATCCAACAGGCCAACCTGCCTTTTGAAGGCGAAAAGCTTGATGCTGTGGCTCACTTCGTAGACGGTGTGAAGCGCGAGCTCGCGAAGAACACCACCTTGCAGTCTCAAGCCCGCAACAACTCCCACCAACACTTCCGCAGCAGCCCCGACTTGGCCCACGCCGTCACCACCGCCGTGTCCGACGCTCTGGACAGCCACACCAGCCTGAGCCTGCAAGCGTTGGGTAGCAAGGACAAAATGAAGGCACTGCTGGAGATGTTGAGCTCACTGGTTTATGAAGAGCTCCAAAGCTGA
- a CDS encoding GmrSD restriction endonuclease domain-containing protein: MSTVFKPVGWKVQGLVDSVESGVVQLPDLQRPFVWPKSKIRDLLDSMYRGYPVGELMFWNVSQEDSSRTISGATGRIGSHQIIDGQQRLTSLYAVFKGASVRDADYNNKTMSVAFNPLTEKFEVTNTAIEKSADWISNVSDFFANPFKVRKSYKKRYEEARGELGEDEEELIEERLGHLEGLRNYEFTVVEIQPEADKKVVADIFVRINSEGVSLKASDFILTWLSVFWPEGREKLEDFARNSRLTTQRASEIAGYSVKWTPINNFLAVDPGQLVRVLVAVGQNRAKLGDAYNSLQAKDRSTGFVVAERQDAELAKLRAALPVVLKELHWTEFIRCLAVAGFKSRKMVTSDMNILSSYALWIMGRTRFGVDLTVLRSLMARWIFMSQLSGRYTGSAETQLQKDLDRLTAIDGNLAADFVSALETVIAAELSDDFWSLRMPESLITSSAALSPAYQTYLAALNILDADMFMLDNKVQQWMDPSLPAPKGTEGHHLNPRKYLENVVGVKDLKKINQVANFAPTDWSTNIWISDREPAEYWPALVAERGLEGDRLRQQMFWHALPEDWQSMGFDEFLQERRILMAQVTRAGYERLRAGQSVASPINIIAHAATRPETNIGDLIEAGVLSAGEFLCPEDDSIRMRAEVTDDGVVVIDGHEFSTLDAAAHHAGADNVPGADFWQLDSDNDDQVSIQDLMNRASR; encoded by the coding sequence ATGGAAGGTTCAGGGACTCGTTGACTCTGTCGAGTCCGGTGTTGTCCAGTTGCCCGATCTACAGCGGCCCTTTGTATGGCCGAAGTCAAAGATCCGTGATCTGCTCGACTCAATGTATAGGGGTTATCCAGTTGGCGAGCTGATGTTCTGGAACGTGTCTCAGGAGGACTCATCCCGCACCATCTCCGGGGCCACTGGTCGAATCGGCTCACATCAGATCATTGATGGACAGCAGCGACTGACGAGCCTGTATGCCGTGTTTAAAGGTGCTTCGGTCAGGGATGCTGACTACAACAACAAGACTATGTCTGTAGCCTTCAATCCACTCACCGAAAAGTTTGAAGTAACTAACACGGCAATCGAAAAGTCGGCAGACTGGATCAGCAATGTGTCCGACTTCTTCGCAAACCCTTTCAAGGTGAGGAAATCCTACAAGAAGCGTTATGAGGAGGCTCGCGGTGAGCTTGGTGAGGACGAAGAAGAGTTGATTGAAGAACGCCTCGGGCATCTGGAGGGCCTTCGCAACTATGAGTTTACGGTCGTCGAAATCCAGCCCGAGGCGGATAAAAAGGTCGTTGCCGACATTTTCGTTCGGATCAATTCGGAGGGCGTGAGCTTGAAAGCATCTGACTTCATCCTGACGTGGCTCAGCGTCTTCTGGCCGGAGGGCCGGGAAAAATTGGAAGACTTCGCCAGAAACTCCCGCCTGACGACCCAACGAGCTAGCGAAATCGCAGGATATAGCGTCAAGTGGACACCGATCAATAACTTCCTCGCAGTAGACCCCGGCCAGCTCGTCCGTGTTCTGGTAGCTGTTGGACAGAATCGCGCGAAACTGGGCGACGCATACAATTCGCTTCAAGCCAAAGATCGCAGCACAGGGTTTGTTGTCGCAGAGCGCCAGGATGCCGAACTCGCAAAGCTGCGGGCCGCACTCCCTGTGGTCTTGAAAGAGCTGCATTGGACAGAATTCATTCGATGCTTGGCCGTTGCGGGCTTCAAATCTAGAAAAATGGTTACCTCGGATATGAATATCCTGTCCAGTTACGCGCTGTGGATTATGGGGCGCACCCGTTTCGGTGTGGACCTCACTGTCCTGCGAAGCCTAATGGCCCGTTGGATTTTCATGTCTCAACTGTCCGGACGCTACACCGGTAGCGCAGAAACGCAGCTTCAGAAGGATTTAGATCGTTTGACGGCCATCGATGGAAACTTGGCTGCGGACTTCGTTTCAGCACTAGAGACTGTGATTGCCGCGGAGCTGTCGGACGATTTCTGGTCGCTACGTATGCCAGAATCTCTGATCACTTCGTCGGCGGCGCTTTCACCTGCCTACCAGACCTACCTCGCAGCACTCAATATCCTAGATGCAGACATGTTTATGTTAGACAACAAAGTTCAGCAGTGGATGGACCCATCGCTCCCAGCACCGAAGGGCACCGAGGGACATCACCTCAACCCTCGCAAGTACCTGGAAAACGTGGTGGGGGTCAAGGACCTCAAGAAGATCAACCAGGTTGCCAACTTCGCTCCAACAGACTGGAGCACGAACATCTGGATATCCGATCGTGAACCCGCCGAGTACTGGCCAGCTCTGGTGGCTGAGCGTGGATTAGAAGGCGACAGGCTACGCCAACAGATGTTCTGGCATGCCCTGCCCGAGGACTGGCAATCGATGGGATTTGACGAATTCCTGCAAGAGCGGCGCATTTTGATGGCCCAGGTTACCCGTGCCGGCTATGAGCGGCTCAGAGCTGGACAATCAGTGGCTTCTCCCATCAACATAATCGCGCATGCGGCCACACGCCCGGAAACTAATATAGGTGACCTGATCGAAGCAGGTGTCTTGTCTGCGGGTGAATTTCTGTGCCCCGAAGACGACTCCATTCGAATGCGAGCCGAAGTGACTGACGACGGAGTAGTCGTCATCGACGGCCACGAGTTTTCAACTCTTGATGCCGCCGCGCATCATGCTGGGGCGGACAATGTTCCCGGGGCCGATTTCTGGCAGCTGGACAGCGACAACGATGATCAGGTCTCAATTCAGGATTTGATGAACAGAGCTTCGCGATGA
- a CDS encoding glutaredoxin domain-containing protein has product MNVMVYSKPGCQQCKFTCLSLDHAGISYDVVDLTTNAAALEYVQDLGYSQAPVVVVNDHHHWSGFNPTEIERLKLAIQ; this is encoded by the coding sequence ATGAACGTCATGGTGTACAGCAAGCCAGGCTGCCAGCAATGCAAGTTCACGTGCCTGTCCCTGGACCATGCCGGCATCTCCTACGACGTTGTCGACCTGACCACCAACGCCGCCGCCCTGGAATATGTCCAGGACCTCGGGTATTCCCAGGCCCCAGTCGTCGTCGTGAACGACCACCACCACTGGTCAGGTTTCAACCCCACCGAGATCGAGCGGCTCAAGCTCGCGATCCAATAA